GCGACTGCAAGGGATCGCGCATCGTCATCTTCACCGCCGGCGCCAACCAGAAACCGGGAGAAACCCGGTTGGACCTGGCCGAGAAAAACACGGCCATCCTCAAACAAGCCATCCCCGAACTGATGAAACACTGCCCTGACGCCATCTTGTTGATGGTCGCCAACCCCGTCGACATCCTGACCTACGCGGCCCTCAAAATCAGCGGCCTGCCCCCCCGGCAGGTCATCGGCTCCGGCACCGTCCTCGACAGTTCCCGCCTCCGCTACACCCTCAGCCGTCATTTCGGCGTCGACGTGCGCAACGTCCACGCCTACATCGCCGGCGAACACGGCGATACGGAGGTGCCGCTCTGGAGCCTGGCGAATATTGCCGGCGCGGACCTGGAGCATATCGACTTCTTCGGCAAGGCGCCCCTTGACCGGCAAGCCCTTTTTGAAGAAACGAAAACGGCGGCCTACCACATCATTGAGCGCAAGGGCGCCACCTACTACGCCATCGCCCTCGCTGTCCGGCGCATCTGTGAGGCCATCCTGCGCGACGAACACTCGGTGCTGACCATCTCCAGCCTCATAGAAGGCGACTACGGGATTCGCGATGTCTGTCTCAGCCTGCCCAGCCTCGTCTACGCCGGCGGCCGGGAAAGGATCCTCGACCTCCCTCTGAGCCATCAGGAGGAAGGTTTGTTGCGCCACAGCGCCGGCGAACTGCGCAAGGTGCTGTCCGGACTCGGATTCTGATGGTATCCGTCTAGAAGGATCGGATGAAAAACGGCAAGGCTGCTTCTTCTAGGGAAGCAGCCTTGCCGTTTTTCATGACTGATATTACATCATGCCGTCTTCGCGAAGGAAATCAAGCGGTTTGAACATGTCCGACCTTATTTTCATCTTCCTTCGGCGACTGCAGCCCTGTCTCTGATCCGCTTGCCGATCAGTATGACGAAGGCTGTAATAACGAGTGGGACAAGATACTCCGATATGGGGATCTGTTGAACAAAGGGGCCGATGCTCTGATCATGGATGACCATTTTTCCCGCCGTCCAGGCGAGAATACCCGAACCGACGTAGACCAACCAGGTATGCCGGTGCAACAGGTTAGACAGAAAGGCGCTTCCCGTCAAAACAACCGGGATGCTTAGGGCAAGTCCAAAGCCAAGCAAGTAAACATTCCCATGGGATGCCCCGGCTAATGCCAGCACATTGTCGAGACTCATCAACACGTCAGCGCTGATGATGGTGAGTATGGCTTTTTTGAAATCACTTCCTACATTTATCATCTCGTCGACCGGTTTCTCGGGGTAAAGCAACTTCAGTGCGATCCACGCAAGGAGAAGCCCTCCGATAAACTGAATCAGGGGGATGCGCAACAGCAGCGCAACGATGAAGGTGAGGGCTATCCGAAGCCCTACGGCCATCGCCGCTCCCCAGAACATCGCTTTCTTGCGGTATTCATCGGGCAGTCCTTTGGTTGCCATGGCGATGACAACCGCGTTATCACCGCTAAGTACAAGGTCTATGACGATAATATTGATAATTCCTGCGATGAATGCCCAATCCATTTTCGCCTCCGTATCGCTAATTTCAGTTTACATGGCTTCGTAAGCTAGGTTGCGCTCGCCGGAACCGCCTTATTCCCCTACCGCCCGGTCAGCACCCGATTCGTCCTACCCGTCGATTGCACCCCCAAGACACCGCCGGCGGCGCCGAGCATCATGAGCATAAGCGCATCGGCGCCGGCAATGGTCAGTGAGTAAGCGCCCGTCGAAGACCACAAGGTCATGAAGAACAGCGCCAGCAGCATGCCTACGATCAGTCCTTGCAGCCAACCGCGGCGCCTGGCCAATCGGGCTGCCCGGTATCCGCCGAAAAAAGCCGCTGCCCCCAGGAGGACGATGATCCAGGGACTTAAAAAGTACACCGGCCCCGATAACCTCCAGAGAAGGACAATAGTCAGGGCCATTCCACCGGCGAGAATCGCAGCCGCCCGCAGTAGACCGGCCCAAACAGGCTTCCAGTGCCAGAGAGAGACCATTGAACTCCCACTCCTTTTCTTTCTATGTCATCTTGCCCATGTCATCTTTCGCAAAGGGCCGACTTCCGCCTCACCCTTCCAATGATTCCACTACAGCTTATGAGCCAGGGAAAGGAAAAAGGACAAGCGCCATAAGTTTCACTTTTTTCGGCAGGAATTCGGTAGCTTTTGTCTAATTCAGGTCTAGTCCAGACAGAATCTAAAATGTGGGCCATCACCACCAGGAGGTCATCCATGAAACGCCTTAAGCCGGGAATCCCCTTGATCGCCGCCCTGCTCGTCGTCACCCTCGCCGCCTACAACCTCGCCTCGAACAAACGCTTTCCCCTTACGACCGCCGACAGCATTGTTCCGGGCCCGGACACCCAGTGGGTTGAGGCAAAAACCCTTCCTCCCCTGGAAGATCTGCCGGCCGGTTACCATCTCGTCGACCTGAGAGAAATCTGTGAACAGGCACTTGCCTCCTACACGGTTCGCACGCCCGGCTTGGGTGACGTCAAACCCACCCCGGAGAAGAAGTCAAGCGAGTCCGCCGCCAGAGACGAGGTCCAGTGGTCCAGCATCACCTTCAGCAACAAAAAAGAGCGCATGGCCTTCACCACACGCAACAGTCTCTATGTGGTCAATATGAAATCCCGACAAGCGATCCGCCTGCACCGGCTCGCTGTTGAGGACGGGACTGAATTCTTCCCGGCCATCGCCTGGAGCCCCGACGACAGCATGGTCACCTTCGGCACGGTGACTCGCCCGAAAGGGGACGGCGCGCCCACCTACACAGTCAGCCTGGCGCGCGTCAACGACGGTGACGTGAAGAATGTCCATCAGTCAGACAAACGTCCCAATCTGCCCATCTGGTCCCCGGATGACAAGTACATCGCCCTGGACAACCCCCTCTTCGTCTACGAGGTTAAAACCCAGAACCGCACCCCCGTTGGCATGGGGGCTGACCTGCGCTCGCCGCGGTGGTCGCCTGACAGCAGTTACCTCATTTTTAGCCAATACACTTCGCCGGAACGCTGCGAGATTTACCGCTACTCGCCGGAGACGCGGGAGATGCTGCAGATGACCGACCTCGGAAAAACGGTCGCCCCGGTCGCCTGGCTGAAGTACCCCTCCACGATCATCATGGAGACAGAGGCCACAGCGAACGGGAATGACACGGGCCGTCACCACGTTGGGGAGGTGCGCCCCCACTCGGAAAGCAGCATCCGCTGGCTTACCGGCTTTGACAGTGCCGAATCCAACCGTTTCCTCTGCGCTTCCCCCAATGAACGGCTGATCATCATGCGTCAGTTCCAGCCAGCGGCGAGCGCGGCGACGGCAACCCCGACGACAGCAGGAAAACTCGAGAACCGTTTCGATCTGATCGCCGCCAACCGGGAAATCACATCCTTTTTCGGCTGGCGCCGGGTCAAAATCCACAGCCTCCCCGTCGATACCCACCTGACCCACGCCTGGAACCGCGACGGCAAGCTCTTCTACATGATCGACGCCAGATCGGAAGGGGCTGCAGCCGGCGAATCGTCGAAATACGAGTTATACCTCTTCGACTTCGATCAGATGACCCGGCAGAAGGTGTGGGACGCTACGACCCCCCTGCGTCTGGTTGCCGTCGACGGATACAATACGGTTTATTATTGTCCCTACTAAGTCACGTAAAAAAAACGCGCCTCCCGGGGCATGCTAACCCTGGGAGGTGACCGCATGCAGCACTGTTCAGGCTTCCGGAGGATGCACGCCAACGCAGCCCATTTTGCTGTTGTGGCCTATATCGGCCTGGTCGCTTGGTTCATTCGGGAACTGCGGACCATCACCGACGCCGTCGTCGACATCCGTGAGGCGCTCCGGCGCCGGTAACCCTCCTGCCGCTTTGGCTGTATCCGGCACGCCGGTGGCCAAAGCGGCTTTTGCGTAAAAAAGCCCTGTCACCGCTTCCACTGCGGTGACAGGGCTTTTATTGATAGCATGCATGAAGGTGTATGGTACCATCCTCGGGATGCGCTTTCCATGCCTTAAGCGGCGTTCAAGGCTTCCTCAATCGCTTGAAAGCCGACGGCGATGGCCTTCTTGTTCATCTCCTCGGTCCCTTTCGGGATGCGGGAAAGGACAGCCTTTTCGAGGGCTTCCCGGGAGACGACGCCGGTCAGGCCGACGATAACAGCCAGGGCGACGATATTGGCCACCACTTCGCGACCCACGTCCTGGCGGGCCAGACGGCTGATGTCGATGCGGTAAACCCTTCCCTTCGTAGGCTCACAGTTCTTGACATAGGTGCTGTCGAGGATGACGATGCCGTCTTCCTTGACCTCATCGATGTACTTCTTGGCCGCTTCCGGGCTCATGGCCAGCAGCAGGTCAGCATCCTTGACTTTCATGTAGTCAATCCGGTCGCCGGAAATGATGACCTCGGCTTTGGAGGAACCCCCACGGGACTCGGGACCATAGCTCTGGGATTGAACAGCGTTCTTCCCATCGAGGATGGCCGCTTCGGCCAGAATGATCCCGCCGGTGATCAGACCTTGACCGC
This genomic window from Heliomicrobium undosum contains:
- a CDS encoding L-lactate dehydrogenase, whose translation is MDVRVSIIGTGNVGAATAFGLLSASTASELVLVDINKKKAEGEAMDLSHGVSFVSPVEVVSGDYSDCKGSRIVIFTAGANQKPGETRLDLAEKNTAILKQAIPELMKHCPDAILLMVANPVDILTYAALKISGLPPRQVIGSGTVLDSSRLRYTLSRHFGVDVRNVHAYIAGEHGDTEVPLWSLANIAGADLEHIDFFGKAPLDRQALFEETKTAAYHIIERKGATYYAIALAVRRICEAILRDEHSVLTISSLIEGDYGIRDVCLSLPSLVYAGGRERILDLPLSHQEEGLLRHSAGELRKVLSGLGF
- a CDS encoding TerC family protein translates to MDWAFIAGIINIIVIDLVLSGDNAVVIAMATKGLPDEYRKKAMFWGAAMAVGLRIALTFIVALLLRIPLIQFIGGLLLAWIALKLLYPEKPVDEMINVGSDFKKAILTIISADVLMSLDNVLALAGASHGNVYLLGFGLALSIPVVLTGSAFLSNLLHRHTWLVYVGSGILAWTAGKMVIHDQSIGPFVQQIPISEYLVPLVITAFVILIGKRIRDRAAVAEGR
- a CDS encoding TIGR04086 family membrane protein, whose product is MVSLWHWKPVWAGLLRAAAILAGGMALTIVLLWRLSGPVYFLSPWIIVLLGAAAFFGGYRAARLARRRGWLQGLIVGMLLALFFMTLWSSTGAYSLTIAGADALMLMMLGAAGGVLGVQSTGRTNRVLTGR
- a CDS encoding TolB family protein; this translates as MKRLKPGIPLIAALLVVTLAAYNLASNKRFPLTTADSIVPGPDTQWVEAKTLPPLEDLPAGYHLVDLREICEQALASYTVRTPGLGDVKPTPEKKSSESAARDEVQWSSITFSNKKERMAFTTRNSLYVVNMKSRQAIRLHRLAVEDGTEFFPAIAWSPDDSMVTFGTVTRPKGDGAPTYTVSLARVNDGDVKNVHQSDKRPNLPIWSPDDKYIALDNPLFVYEVKTQNRTPVGMGADLRSPRWSPDSSYLIFSQYTSPERCEIYRYSPETREMLQMTDLGKTVAPVAWLKYPSTIIMETEATANGNDTGRHHVGEVRPHSESSIRWLTGFDSAESNRFLCASPNERLIIMRQFQPAASAATATPTTAGKLENRFDLIAANREITSFFGWRRVKIHSLPVDTHLTHAWNRDGKLFYMIDARSEGAAAGESSKYELYLFDFDQMTRQKVWDATTPLRLVAVDGYNTVYYCPY
- a CDS encoding 2-oxoacid:acceptor oxidoreductase family protein, encoding MRDSWEIRLGGTGGQGLITGGIILAEAAILDGKNAVQSQSYGPESRGGSSKAEVIISGDRIDYMKVKDADLLLAMSPEAAKKYIDEVKEDGIVILDSTYVKNCEPTKGRVYRIDISRLARQDVGREVVANIVALAVIVGLTGVVSREALEKAVLSRIPKGTEEMNKKAIAVGFQAIEEALNAA